From the Chryseobacterium wanjuense genome, one window contains:
- a CDS encoding RHS repeat domain-containing protein, which produces MASGDYIGYSKVVKTEKDAQNNINSSIERNYSNIPDFHYFFQEGVIPINMPSTKSPNSTENGKVLSEVVYDSSMNKIQQTDNTYSEVYSNVYYGTSLSRNSRSVWNFVSVNSSLIPQQHGVTVLGYYPIFSKESLLTQSIKKEYLNNKIFTTQTSFGYNTYNNLKEESTTLPNGEVDRVYLSYALDLYQLNLYNANMHSIPLQKVIYRNQDYSAFRTKYDDTSHLNPTSVQETSQVQPPNYIAEAKTVINYTLYDNKGNLLEYTDGQNIPTTIVWGYNQTLPIAKIVGAFYSSISQFLQDIINKSNLDTDTTSEQTLIDALDELRKKPEMSNYQITTYTHNPLVGVTSITPPSGIRETYIYDSSNRLKQVIDSNGKILKENEYNYKH; this is translated from the coding sequence ATGGCTTCAGGAGATTATATTGGGTATTCTAAAGTTGTTAAAACTGAAAAAGATGCGCAAAATAATATTAATAGTTCAATTGAAAGAAACTATTCCAACATCCCAGACTTCCATTATTTTTTCCAAGAGGGTGTTATTCCAATTAATATGCCTTCCACTAAATCTCCCAATTCAACAGAAAATGGGAAAGTCTTAAGTGAAGTTGTTTATGACTCTTCAATGAATAAAATACAACAAACAGATAATACCTATTCAGAAGTTTATTCTAATGTTTATTATGGTACTTCATTAAGCAGAAATTCAAGATCAGTATGGAATTTTGTTTCCGTAAACAGCTCTTTAATACCACAACAGCATGGTGTAACAGTCTTGGGTTATTATCCAATCTTTTCTAAAGAAAGTTTATTAACTCAATCTATAAAAAAAGAGTATTTAAATAATAAGATTTTTACTACTCAAACTAGCTTTGGATATAATACTTACAATAATTTAAAAGAAGAATCTACTACTTTGCCTAATGGAGAAGTAGATAGAGTTTATCTGTCGTATGCCTTGGATTTATATCAGTTGAATTTATACAATGCTAATATGCATTCTATTCCCTTGCAAAAAGTTATTTATCGAAATCAAGATTATTCGGCTTTCAGGACTAAATATGATGATACTTCTCATTTAAATCCTACATCTGTTCAGGAAACAAGCCAAGTTCAGCCTCCTAACTATATCGCTGAAGCTAAAACAGTAATAAACTATACTCTTTATGACAATAAAGGAAACTTACTTGAATATACGGACGGTCAAAATATTCCGACAACCATTGTATGGGGATATAATCAAACTCTTCCAATTGCCAAAATAGTGGGTGCATTTTATTCATCTATTAGTCAATTTTTGCAGGATATTATTAATAAATCTAATCTTGATACTGATACAACAAGTGAACAAACATTAATTGATGCATTAGATGAACTAAGAAAAAAACCAGAAATGAGTAATTATCAAATTACTACTTATACTCATAACCCTTTGGTTGGTGTGACAAGTATTACACCACCGTCTGGAATTAGAGAAACATATATCTACGATTCATCTAATCGTTTGAAACAGGTAATTGATAGTAATGGAAAAATTTTAAAAGAAAATGAGTATAACTACAAACATTAA